gtctgggactccctagatttgtggctatcaacgtactgtaccaggaagcgcgcctgcctacactactttgttgatttcgaattttgaccatacaagcatttttaaaaatttatagcttaccggcaagaagatctcaatatgcttttatcgcaaacccggacgccttctttcttgttcattggccacggtttcacacacctcagataatgtttgtacaaaagaatctacaaagtataaatgtgaacattagaaatgtaattgagactaatgactcgcattgtcatgttattattgagtatgatgatatattcccccaaaacgccaaattacaatctctcaaaattttaaataacatgttattagattacttggagcatgcagaaactaaaaatatagtagccacagatgcttccgtaaataatcaaaaggcaggtgtaggcattgcctctgattcgcttgactggtcctttttgagtgagactgcctgattttactccagtttttgaagcggagctcgtggcgattattttagctcttcgaaaacttccatcaaatcaaaacaacgcagtcataatgacggattctctttcagtttgtgcagctctgacagcttcatagaactctcgaattctaagcacattcaaaacattagtacccccgcagttgagactcctgaggttactatgggttccgggacactgtggattaagattaaatgaattggccgattccttagcacgagccgcacttgatgggtcagttttgtccatactgccagatgttggatatatcacggcaataagatatcgaaaatcagcaatctccactgatacgatagaaaaagtaactacatggacagaatataaccacctcatcTTTCcgtggcaaccccactggagccagtccagaaagctcgaagtcttaattactaaacttcgatgtcgtgtcccccccccccccctaaacctgtatctacacagagctggtcagacaacatcacccctctgcgcattctgtggagaaatggaatcactagatcattattttttgtattgtcgccgctacgatatacttcgaaaaaggttactagttatgccatttctgaaaataggcgttaaattgacggcggaaacggggctaagctttggtgcctcagttttgggacattgccacagggatgctttcaatgccgtttgcgattatagtCAGGCAACCAAgtgtatacctttgtgatcttcaatcaaaaaattattatttattactccccagggtagagtgaagtaaacgcagctgagtggtaataaTAACACctaaaatctcaaaattgcttgatttttttttcgtttgctcttcttatgtttttttttacattagtcttattataataccaattcattacacatagttaaaatgatcacagaaaaactgcactacactttcttggccaatccccctgagtgggtatgagccatcatcccagggaaacaaacaaacaaacaaacacaagtGCTTGAATGACCAAAAATCCATATAACAAATTCTTggccattcccccccccccccccccccccccgcgagtATGAGCCATAGTTGAGGCATCATCATTAacacaagcgctaacttccaacaacGAAAACTTTATTTTCAGGATCGttcacagacacgcacacacatcaCGCGACAGTGATATCTTTTCGTTTTACAAATCATGAAGATGGAAAGGGCCTTCAATTTGCCACACCCTAGGACAACATAACTTCTAGGTAATGTGTAGATACTCAATTTCATTGATGGACATTGCCAATGACGGCAGAAAAGACCAATCCGCGATTTACTTCTTGCAAGAAAAACAGTAGTAATAGGTGGCATGCAGACGGTTTGCAGTGAAACGCTGAACCAACAAGCCCATATTGGTACCCTTGTTGGATCCTCGTCCGTGCTTCGTGCGAAGCAAGGGCACAACGTGCTGAATGTCGGGGAAAAAGCGGGCTAAAAAGAGCAAGGAAGTCTGCCACCTCTTTCGTAAAGGTCAATGAGGCGAATTCGAAGTTGCCACGGGCGCTGTGTGCAGTCCTGCCCAGGGGAGTAGCCAGGGGGTGGACACGCAGATGTCATTTCAGGttcgtagccagaatttttttttcgaagagaaCCCACCGGTTGAAAGAAACACCAGTATTCTCATTATATGTATTCTGGTAAAACGCCCCCCCCCAACATCCTCCGAAAtacggggggtgggggggggggggcacgggtttGGGTTACTTGTAAAGTAGGCTGCCTGGCTATCAACTGTTCTCCACAGTTCTCCCATAAGCCTCATTTTCAGCAGAACTTTTTGCGGAGTGGCAGTATTTTTTACGTGCGCCTTTTATGAAAGCACATTTGCCCATACAATTCTTTGTGCCCGGTTAGCAACCTTCGCTTGCTTGTTAATTTTGTTGCATCTCCTGCCATTTTGCCCTTGACTTGATGGTATTTATTCATTTGCTAAATATATCCAAGCTGACTGGGCAAGATAATATTGCGTGTTATGCTTTAATAACTGAGAACTATGAATATACGCGTGCACTTCCATCGTGCTCCGTTTTAGCCTTTCTCGTGTGCCCACAGAATAGCAGTTTCTTTCTCTTCAAGCTTTAGCCAACAGCTCTCTTATACAGCATGTGTTGTACTTTACTCTTCTGTAAATAAGCACAATAAATTAAGCTTCAAGGACATTACCTAAACCAATTTTAAATACTCACAAAAATCAATATGCAAGTGTCGCATTGCATTTGGCTTTCTCACTTCCAAGGGAGAGAGCCTTTTTCACTTCCAGATGCGTTTCAGTGCCTATAGAGTCCTGATGTTTTGGAAATGACCGGAGTCAATTTTTCTGTGTGATAATTTCTAATTAAATTAATCAATAATAAGTGAATTAGCAAAAGTACCTGTAATGTACTGCATTTTAATAATGTACAGTTTCATTTTAATGGCATGCATGCCTTTGTCTGGCCGACGCTTGAGTATGCGCATGTGATTTTTTATAATCACCACAGTAACCTCATTGGTACCCTTGAGTCTGTCCAGAACAGTACGGCGTGATTCATACTATCTAACTATTCATACACCTCAAGCATTTCGGCTCTAAAAGCGAAGATTAACTTATTCGATCTGGCTAAACGCCGCAAAATTGCTCGTCTTCACCTTTATCATAAATTCTGACATTTTTTGCCTTTAAATATCCAATACATCGGAAGAGCTCACAGCATTTCCCACCACAGTCACTGTAACAGCGTCTATTCAGTGCAAGCCCATATTGTCACCTTTCAACAATAGTTTTTCCTGTGCACGGTTAGAGGCTGGAATGACCTGCCCACCCAAGTCGCTACCATCATCTACACCAATGCATTGAAGTGGCTCTTCGAAACCATCCCATCACAACTACCCATATATTAACAGCCTTTTTACCTCCCGCTCCCTCATGTACTATCCCAACGAGGACCTTTGAGGCAATAAAATGAATGACATAATTTATTTTAAAGGGATAATATGTGGTATGTACTATTTGAACTGTTCGATCCGAAATTATTCTAACAAATCACAATTTTCTTCAGAGCTCAAGTTTACCACTTGCATCTTCTAATTGCTCAGTTTGCACAGAGAGTTTACATCAGTCTGCAAATTATCCATTGGGCTAGCTCTACCAGTTGAATGTGTTTGTACAAGATCGTCAAAACTGTTTTGGGTTTCCTTAAAACATGCTTATCTTGAGACTGAAGTCGCACTGTGAAGTTGGCGTGATAACGAGTATTGGGGCTTCTACACTTTTCTTAGGGAAAGTAAAAACAGTTTTTGCATATTAATGTAGAAAATAATAGTATATTGATGTTTCTGTATTGATTTTTTGATACTCAATAATTTGACATCTGAGTATCTTTATGATTCGGTCATTGTGTTGTTTGGCTTGTGTGTGACTGTTATGCCttctttcttaaaaatataccgATGGCTTCACTGCTGCCCCTTGAGTATGAGAGGATGCTTCACTTCTGGGAAGAAGGGGTGCTTGAATTGAACGTCCAGTTCTCTGGAGTCTCCTCCAGCTGGGCCGTCAAAAAAGTTAAGAGCTGCACCTCAATACCTCTGCTGTCACTTTCTCTGAAGAAGGAATCGAGTTGGTTCCAAAAAGTCGGGAAATAAACCTATTTTTTTGTTAGTGCATTGCAAAAGTCCTAATTAATTACTCAACCTGACAGGCAACTCTTTCAAAATGTTTAGCATTAACAAATTCATATTTGATAGATTCATTCGAGTTCGTGTCTTGAGTACTGAACAGCTTAGCATTAAATTTCTGCATAACTTTTATTGCATAACCAGAACTTATAAAAAATTCATTGGATTGTTCACGAGACCATCTCCTGCAGTATATAAGTGTTTTGTGTTCAGACAGGAACATGTTTGAGGTAACATGACCGTCTTTTTACTCTATTATGGGCTGTCTTTGCTGTTCTAATGTTGTCAACAGAGCCACACTGATCCTACACTCGGATTTGAAGGTGACAGTGTTGTGTATTACCTGCTAGGAACCACCTTCGTGTGCATGCTGCTAGTTTGTGTTTGAGACCTCACCTAGTGAGGCGCCGCCTTAAGAGCAGATTTAATTTGTCACAACAGGGGCAAGCGCCACTGCCAGTGCCTTACTGTGCACAGGCCATACATATGGTGGAGGCGGATAATGCCATGCTCTACCTATCATGCTTGAATCAACAAAACTTGGAACTTAGCGGTAGTAatctccttttctttttgttggtCGGGACGGAAATGAAGTAGTCTGGATGTTTACCATCGCACTTTATAATGAGGTGCACTATGTCATAGTTGTCAAGGTGTGGCTTTGGGCTGCTCATTTTGCACATGCAGGTCTACATCACTGCTGCGAGCCATCCAGAAATATTCGGCAACAGTAGCACTGTCTGTCCTTGGGGTACATCGCTGAAAGCTATACTTTTAGATAAGCTTTCAAGAATTTCTGGCGCCTCACTGCTACTAGAGGCATAGGTTAGTGTTAGAAATTTGGGGGTTATTTGTCTTTTCTGATGACAACACACTGTACATTGGTACATTTTGTTCTATCCAGCCTTCCAACAGTACAAGCTTATACAAGCAAACCAGCTTTAATGCAATTCCACTCCAAATGATGGATGAATGTAGCCAGACAATAACTAGAAAATTTCCAAATGCCACAAGCTTGTTCAGATTGAATTAATGTCTATTCAGAACCTCGGGCACGAGGTCCCCGCTTGTCATTTTGGCAAAATTATAACCTAGCCGTGAGCCGTCGGTAAGCCCTTTTGCAGCAACTGAAGAGGATACGGTTCTTTCCGATTTTGCAGTACTTGAACTCAtggcaaaattttttttctttgttgaacAGGCTTAAGATTTCAATAGTGTGTCCCTTCTTTTGAGCGTGACAATCAGTAGTCATAGAAAAAGTGCCACACTCGTGGGCTTTCCTTTTGTAGAAATGGTAGTAATTCAACTACATAATGATGCAGCACTGCGTCCTTATGGCTATGAAAAGTAAGTAATCCAGAATAAAATCTTGAAAGGACAGTAATGAAAAGGAGAGGCGAACTCGTCGCACTTCTTCTTATGGAAGATCGGTTCATGAACAAACACTAAGGTAGTCTTGAATAAACAGTCAATATCGAGCAGAATTAAGTGCCATACTTGTGGGCTTCACGCAGACTAGGATCCTGGGAAGAAGTACAAACAAGTTAGCACGGGAAATTTTGGAGACATATCGCATAAACGGGGTAGCAAGTGTGTTAGCGAAACGTCACTAAACATGTATGAGTCAGAAACGTATTGTCTAGAGAGTATGTGTCCGATAGCGCGATTAAGTAAGAGAAGGGCTGATCATGTTGCGCATGTGTGGACGAAGTGTGGGTTTATATAAGCCTGTTTCCTCAAGGAATAAACAGTTGTAAGTGAGTGCCCgtggtgtgtatgtgtgtttcttTCTCTGTGTGGAGTTCATTCGGCGCGACGTTGACTATTTAATCAAGACATGCGCCAACTAGCCCCACGGCGAGTTCTACTACACTATGGTAGTGCTTGAAAAATTAGAACGATTTATTAAATTTTCCCACACACGTTAAATATAGTGCCACACATAAAAACGCACGTGGACATACACACAGGTACTTAAAGATCCGATCGATACGATTGGCTCCGCACAGTTTGAACGCAAGCTTAGGCGAAGTTAATATACACCGAGAGCTAAAAATATGGGTCATATCCACACAGTTTAAAGCGCACACAACGTGAAATCCCCACAGTTCAGAAGAGCACACAGCAGCGAACGCCTCGTAGCACACAGGCAGGCCGTCAACGCTTCTTCCTCCGCACCTTGTCCAGTtcgtatttgactttgcgcatgGCCTCTCCCATTTCGGCAGCGGCTAGCTCGAGAAATTTGCAGGCTCGGTTCTTTGCGCGGGCCTTCTCGAGGCCGAGAACGTCCAGCGCTGTCATGTCTTCACTTTTTTTGCCCAAGCGAACCAAAGCGCAGTCCACAGAGCGCGCGTGCTCTTTGGCTGGGTCGTCACTCGGTTCCCAGCCGTCCATTTCCTTAAAGCACACGTAACAACGTGTGAGGTCTGGCTCGTTCCGCGTAGGACAGTGATAAAAACCAGCTCCTGCCATCCGCGCTGGCGTGCACATGCAGTCGCCGGTCAGTGGCCAACTCTCGAAACTAGCGAGGCGGTTTTCGTAGAGGTTCATGTTTTGGTCCGTTGCCGCCAGCAGCACAGACTTGGTGGACAGGTCGACGGAAGTTTTGGATGTTTTGGCCATGATGCTGAGTTGTCCAGTAAGCAACGGCTTTTAGACGGTCTCTCTTCGCACTGCTATCACACACTCACGTCTAGAATCTCAGGAAACCTAAAATCTCTGCTACACTATATCTCTGCCATAAGAAGCTTACCGCCCGTTTACACCGCattgttagagtgtactagaagtacaCTCTAGCATTGTAAAGCCCGCgaagccacagaacacctaccagctcGGCGAAGCCGCTAGCCAGCCGCCTTGATGCCTCCTTATCAAAAAAGTTTAAAACTCAACATTCATTCTGCAATAAGTCTACAAAAATTTCTCCAGTAACTTATGTATTATGTTATTGAAAATTTTTGCACAATTACATAGTTCATTTGTAATAATTAACATAGCAGGTAGATTTCCCTAAATTGAGCAAAAATTGAGAAAAAGAAGCTGTTAACAATGCATCAAAAAGTTTACCACGTGATTTACTCTTCCTCCGCTGCCTCCTCCCCTCGTCCAACTTTTGCCTGCTCGATCGCTCTTTGCTCTCTCGTCGGATCCTCGTCCGTCCTTCGTGCGGAGCAAGGGTGCAACATGCTCAGTGTCGTAGGAAGAGCCTGCTCTAGCGTGCTAAAAGCGGCCAAGCCTGCCGCCTCTTTAGTAAAAGTCAATGGGGCGAACTCGAAGTTGCTGCCGGCGCTGTGTGCTACACGTAAGTGCTACAGTTCTGCCCTTCGGTCGACGCCGACCGCTCTCTGCCCTTGGGTGGAAATGTTGGGTCAATTAGGGTTAACGGTGCCGATTATAGCTGAACTGTCCGCGAAAAATACGACTGCATCGTTGATAAAATGTTGTGAGCAGCAGCAGTAGGATTGCGAGGTATTGCTGCACTCGCAGAAACAGCGTTCAACGGTGGTCCCTCTTATGTTAAAGCCTCGGTTGGCGCTGCATGCCGGCGTCCATGCTGCTCCCAGCCGGTCCGACCTGGCAGAGATGACCCCCGACTAGTTGAAGCAGTTCTTAGGGATAAACAGCTGTTTTCGGTACGTCTTTCTTGAATAACTTGAATTTGGGGTCTCTAAGAAACTACGGACACGCAGAGGTCACATGTTAAGTGGGCTGGCTATCGCCAATTCTCCAACATCCTGCTCTGCACCTCACTTCCAGCAGAACGTTCTTCTGGGTGGTGGTTTTTTCGCGTGTGCCTTTTATCAAAACACCTTTCCTTCTTACTAGGCTACCACTGACTGTTCAAATTTTACTTTCGCTTGCCCGGTCAAGTGTACCCTCGTTGTGACCCCGGCTATCTGCTGCTGGCGTTGGGCTGGTGTCCGCATTCCTGCTTCGTTTCCAAAGTGTGTCGGTGAAACCAAGACGCGACAAACTTCTCACACATGGAGGTTTTTCGAAATTATCGCCCCTCTCTCTAAGTAGCCTATTATAGAAGTGGCCTTATTGTTTTCCGTTGTAATGAAATTCAACGTCGAAGGTGAGAGAAAAACTCTGCATCTACTGGGCTGTCTACAAATGCAGCATAAACAGTTAACGTCTCCGTGCATTTCAAAGCAAATAGTAAATTCTGCGATACTGTTGGACCTACCAAGCATGTCGAGTTTCACTGATACTCTCCTACAAGTATTATATCGCTGCACTCATACTGCTGTTTCAGGGCTGTTGAATAGTGCAGTTGTAAAATCAAAGTAGCTGTTTACTTCAAGTTTGCCTGTCAAAAATCGTTCACTAGAAAAAATTCATTTCTAAGAAATATGCTAGACTTGTAAAATTGCCCAAGGCAAGGGAATCAAATCCCAACTTGTTTAAAGGTAAGCGGTGTGAACATTGAAGCAAATATGCTCAATATAATTTACATTATGAGGCGGCTTTCATCCTGTGTAGCGATTATGTCAGGActctaacccccgaatgcagaggtgttacttgactcgttttcgactcaagacagtcttgccgctGGCCATAAATTGTTTTCAAGCTTGCGGACGACTTGAAGGTGACTTGCCTCGGTCGAAGTctggacaagtttcaagtcagctgctgGGCTAGCTTGAAAACGACTTCATGCGTtagttattccaacatggccacctctcgaatggacgtcccGCGGACGGTGGCCGCTTTTAaatttgcttgcctcgccataagcgtagaaTTTTGTGGCGCACTGCCTGCAGAAGATTCTTcgacccgctttacgtgaccgaggaaatcTGATCGAGTTGTACAACGAGTAACAATTCCACACTCGGCACAGATTCACGAAAAACGCCGTGTGGCAGCTGCTGGCTATGTTGCCACTctgtgaaagtggggacaaccgaagacagcctgtGCCTGCACTTGTTACAGCTACTGATAGGGCTCAGGTTTTAAGTGCTGGTGGAAATTTCGTGTGCATTTTGTAGTTGACAGTGCAGTCGGAAACACTCTACTCATTGCAAAGAAAGCGATGTTGGTGGGCTTTGCGCATCCGGCAGCACTTCTGCGGGACTTTTATGAAGTGGTTGAGTTCTATGGCGTTGCAGGATGTGTAGACtgcacacacgtgcgtattaatagccccggtggtGACACCGCCGAAATGTgccgtaaccgcaaaggctatgtCTGTTTTTCTAAAACACATTTTCCATCTCTTTCGGTACAAAATTGACTCAGTGCTGTCTGTGTgtctcgtctatcctttcgtcccttCTAGGGCACTGTTCCACGCTCGGAAAGGCATCGCTTGCAGCACGCTACGAAAAattccacacacacaaaaaaaggtgcCCCTATCACGCGTTTCCTGATCATATGCCTCCCCCTTCATCATGCAGCGagacattgctgcaccccgcgagacaaaATTCTGCTGAGgacaatgtcctgacccccgcttttttttttttgtttaccaggCATAGAAAAAGGATACAAATCacttttgttcccagaacttgtttttttaatttttcatatgtaactgcgacctagcccgcTACAAGCATGTCCACAGGCAAACAGAAAGGCGAATACCGAGAAAGTCGCGTTACCTCAtaagccaggtcagcacaagtacacaccgcgttcgactgaaaagaaaaaaaaaatgaaagaacacaatgcgatgcttgtttcgcctccaaacaagcaagcgTGGAGAAACACGCCGCATTTGGGTGCCCACTAAAACAAGTGGGCAACggacgctttacagaagcaacactgtgCAACGCTGTGGCGGCAGGCATAGCAGGCACCATGGGCCGCTTGTTAGCCGTAAAATGGTAAAAATATGCACTTCGTTTTTATCGTCATTTTAAAATGTTAGGTATTTTTTTGCTGTAACATGTGCCTTATGCAAACAACTTCATTATTAGCCTCGTTAGCAGTTGAGCAGCGTCTTTCTGCtttgtcttgcttggtcaagtcaaaaACGAGCTTCAGCCTCAGCATCTACAAAACGTGAAGGCAGACTTGAGCGTTATAAGGttcgctgcttgcttcgcgccgacttaCTCAAGTCAAGTTGAAGGCACAAGCCAAGTAACCTCTCTGCATTCGGTGGTAAGACTGCAGCGTATGATACATATCGTGTGCTAAACTAGAAAGGTTTATGAGGAtgtacaaaacaggaaagaaatgGGACAGGTGTACGAAGCTTCTCACTTGAATTTGCCGAGTAGTATACAGGAATGTTTCATTTGTTCGCAGAAACCCAGATGAAACTCTAGACCGAAAATATTAATGTTCATTTGGAAAGCCTTGA
Above is a window of Rhipicephalus microplus isolate Deutch F79 chromosome 1, USDA_Rmic, whole genome shotgun sequence DNA encoding:
- the LOC119159704 gene encoding baculoviral IAP repeat-containing protein 5, which encodes MAKTSKTSVDLSTKSVLLAATDQNMNLYENRLASFESWPLTGDCMCTPARMAGAGFYHCPTRNEPDLTRCYVCFKEMDGWEPSDDPAKEHARSVDCALVRLGKKSEDMTALDVLGLEKARAKNRACKFLELAAAEMGEAMRKVKYELDKVRRKKR